In Panthera tigris isolate Pti1 chromosome C1, P.tigris_Pti1_mat1.1, whole genome shotgun sequence, the following proteins share a genomic window:
- the LOC102949366 gene encoding glutathione S-transferase Mu 4 isoform X2 — MILGYWDIRGWAHAIRLFLAYTDSHYEGKKYTMGDAPDYDRSQWLDEKFKLGLDFPNLPYLIDGAHNIILCYISRKHNLCNGETEEEMIHVDILENQAMDASNQLTRVCYSPDFERLKPAYLESIPGEMKLYSQFLGKRPWFAGEKGLKKISAYMKSSRFLPGPLFLKIAFWSNK, encoded by the exons ATGATCTTAGGTTACTGGGACATCCGTGGG TGGGCTCACGCCATCCGCCTGTTCCTGGCCTACACAGACTCACACTATGAGGGAAAGAAGTACACAATGGGGGATG CTCCAGACTATGACAGAAGCCAGTGGCTAGATGAAAAATTCAAGCTGGGCCTGGACTTTCCCAAT CTGCCCTACTTAATTGATGGGGCTCACAATATCATCCTTTGCTACATTTCCCGCAAACACAACCTGTGTAA tggggagacagaagaggagatgATACATGTGGATATTTTGGAGAACCAAGCTATGGATGCCTCTAATCAGCTCACCAGGGTCTGCTACAGCCCTGACTTT gagAGACTGAAGCCTGCGTATCTGGAGTCCATCCCAGGCGAGATGAAGCTGTACTCACAGTTTCTGGGGAAGAGGCCTTGGTTTGCAGGGGAGAAG GGCCTGAAGAAGATCTCTGCCTACATGAAGTCCAGCCGCTTCCTCCCAGGCCCTCTGTTTCTAAAGATCGCCTTTTGGAGCAACAAGTAG
- the LOC102949366 gene encoding glutathione S-transferase Mu 4 isoform X1: MILGYWDIRGWAHAIRLFLAYTDSHYEGKKYTMGDAPDYDRSQWLDEKFKLGLDFPNLPYLIDGAHNIILCYISRKHNLCNGETEEEMIHVDILENQAMDASNQLTRVCYSPDFERLKPAYLESIPGEMKLYSQFLGKRPWFAGEKITCLDFLAYDILDLHCIFEPKSLDAFPNLKEFVARFEGLKKISAYMKSSRFLPGPLFLKIAFWSNKTQRGAPGGLGQTSQPTQL; this comes from the exons ATGATCTTAGGTTACTGGGACATCCGTGGG TGGGCTCACGCCATCCGCCTGTTCCTGGCCTACACAGACTCACACTATGAGGGAAAGAAGTACACAATGGGGGATG CTCCAGACTATGACAGAAGCCAGTGGCTAGATGAAAAATTCAAGCTGGGCCTGGACTTTCCCAAT CTGCCCTACTTAATTGATGGGGCTCACAATATCATCCTTTGCTACATTTCCCGCAAACACAACCTGTGTAA tggggagacagaagaggagatgATACATGTGGATATTTTGGAGAACCAAGCTATGGATGCCTCTAATCAGCTCACCAGGGTCTGCTACAGCCCTGACTTT gagAGACTGAAGCCTGCGTATCTGGAGTCCATCCCAGGCGAGATGAAGCTGTACTCACAGTTTCTGGGGAAGAGGCCTTGGTTTGCAGGGGAGAAG ATCACCTGTTTGGATTTCCTGGCTTATGACATCCTTGACCTGCACTGCATATTTGAGCCCAAGTCTCTGGACGCATTCCCCAACCTGAAAGAGTTCGTGGCCCGCTTTGAG GGCCTGAAGAAGATCTCTGCCTACATGAAGTCCAGCCGCTTCCTCCCAGGCCCTCTGTTTCTAAAGATCGCCTTTTGGAGCAACAA